The Erigeron canadensis isolate Cc75 chromosome 4, C_canadensis_v1, whole genome shotgun sequence genome window below encodes:
- the LOC122596016 gene encoding probable protein disulfide-isomerase A6 — MSRLTICLTLATLAVFFLTYAVADVTVLTEDNFEKEVGQDRGALVEFYAPWCGHCKKLAPEYEKLGASFKKSKSVVIAKVDCDDHKSVCSKYGVSGYPTIQWFPKGSLEPKKYEGARTAEALIEFVNQEGGTNVKIASVPSSVVVLNSDNFEEIVLNSKKDVLVEFYAPWCGHCKSLAPTYETLASAFKNEEDVVIANLDADNYKNFAEKYGVSGYPTIKFFPKNNKDGEDYDGGRDLDSFVTFINEKCGTSRDGKGQLTSNAGLIAELEGLVKEFVTAGSDEKKAVYAKIEEEVGKLTGSAARYGKIYVKIAKSSLSKGNDYAKNEIQRLERILAKSISPLKADEFTLKKNILSAFA; from the exons ATGTCGAGATTAACGATCTGTTTAACGTTAGCAACCTTAGCAGTGTTTTTCTTAACTTACGCCGTCGCTGACGTCACTGTATTAACAGAAGATAATTTTGAGAAAGAAGTCGGTCAAGATCGCGGCGCTCTCGTTGAGTTCTACGCTCCTTG GTGTGGACACTGTAAGAAGCTAGCTCCTGAATATGAAAAACTTGGCGCAAGCTTTAAAAAGTCCAAATCTGTTGTGATCGCAAAG GTTGACTGTGATGACCATAAGAGTGTTTGTAGCAAATACGGGGTTTCTGGTTACCCCACCATCCAATGGTTTCCCAAGGGATCTTTGGAACCTAAAAA GTATGAAGGCGCTCGCACTGCTGAAGCACTTATCGAGTTTGTAAATCAAGAAGGAG GTACCAATGTAAAGATAGCTTCAGTTCCCTCAAGTGTTGTGGTGCTAAATTCTGACAACTTCGAGGAAATTGTATTGAATAGCAAAAAGGATGTATTGGTCGAGTTTTATGCACCATG GTGTGGTCATTGCAAGAGCCTTGCTCCT ACTTATGAAACTCTTGCATCAGCATTCAAAAATGAGGAAGATGTAGTTATTGCCAATCTTGATGCTGACAATTACAAGAATTTTGCCGAAAA GTATGGTGTCAGTGGTTATCCAACTATTAAGTTCTTCCCCAAGAACAACAAAGATGGAGAAGACTACGATGGAGGACGTGATCTAGATAGTTTTGTGACCTTCATTAACGAAAAGTGTGGTACTAGCCGAGATGGAAAAGGGCAGCTTACCTCCAAT GCTGGTCTAATTGCAGAGTTGGAGGGCTTAGTGAAAGAGTTTGTTACTGCTGGTAGTGATGAAAAGAAAGCAGTATATGCTAAGATTGAGGAGGAAGTTGGAAAGCTCACGGGTTCTGCTGCAAG ATACGGCAAGATATATGTGAAAATTGCCAAGAGTAGTCTGAGCAAAGGCAATGATTATGCGAAGAATGAGATTCAACGTCTAGAGCGTATTCTTGCCAAG TCTATAAGTCCTTTGAAGGCCGATGAGTTCACCCTCAAGAAAAACATCTTGTCTGCTTTTGCCTGA